A section of the Pseudomonas sp. FP453 genome encodes:
- a CDS encoding isopenicillin N synthase family oxygenase produces the protein MSQLQSITTLPLLDLSLLDAGPQQRQQFLDELRFAARHIGFFYLTGHGIDAALLAQVQQQARAFFALPEADKLAVGMINSPHFRGYNRAASEITRGQPDLREQFDVGAEREPLNAQQHPAAWARLQGPNLWPQALPDLKPLVLAWQQAMTQMALRLLRAFAQALSLPENAFDALYGERPNEHIKLIRYPGRHAQQSRQGVGAHKDSGFLSFLLQDQQAGLQVEVEDGRWIDASPRPDTLVVNIGELLELASNGYLRATVHRVVSPPVGSERLSLAFFLGAQLDAVVPVYQLAPELLRDAHGPESDPRNPLLRDVGWNYLKGRLRSHPDVAQRFYADATLPQALSA, from the coding sequence ATGTCGCAGCTTCAGTCAATCACCACCTTGCCGCTGCTCGACTTGTCACTGCTCGACGCCGGCCCCCAGCAACGCCAGCAGTTCCTCGACGAGCTGCGTTTTGCCGCGCGGCATATCGGTTTTTTCTACCTCACCGGCCACGGTATCGACGCGGCGTTGCTCGCCCAGGTGCAGCAGCAGGCGCGGGCGTTTTTTGCCTTGCCTGAAGCCGACAAACTCGCTGTCGGCATGATCAATTCCCCGCACTTTCGCGGCTATAACCGCGCCGCCTCGGAGATCACCCGCGGCCAGCCAGACCTGCGCGAACAGTTCGACGTCGGCGCCGAGCGGGAGCCATTAAATGCGCAACAACACCCCGCCGCCTGGGCCCGCCTGCAAGGCCCCAACCTGTGGCCGCAGGCGTTGCCCGACCTCAAGCCCCTGGTGCTCGCCTGGCAGCAGGCGATGACGCAAATGGCCCTGCGCCTGTTGCGCGCGTTTGCCCAGGCCTTGTCCCTGCCGGAAAACGCCTTCGACGCGCTGTACGGCGAAAGACCCAACGAACATATCAAGCTGATCCGCTACCCCGGCCGCCATGCGCAGCAAAGTCGCCAAGGCGTCGGCGCGCACAAGGACTCCGGTTTCTTGAGCTTCCTGCTGCAAGACCAGCAAGCCGGCTTGCAGGTGGAAGTGGAGGACGGTCGCTGGATCGATGCGTCGCCGCGCCCCGACACGCTGGTGGTGAACATCGGCGAATTGCTCGAGCTGGCCAGCAACGGTTACCTGCGCGCCACCGTGCACCGTGTGGTCTCGCCGCCGGTGGGCAGCGAGCGCTTGTCCCTCGCATTTTTCCTCGGCGCGCAGCTGGACGCAGTGGTGCCGGTGTACCAGCTTGCCCCTGAATTGCTGCGTGATGCCCACGGCCCCGAAAGCGACCCGCGCAACCCGCTGCTGCGCGATGTCGGCTGGAACTACCTGAAAGGCCGCCTGCGTTCGCACCCCGATGTCGCCCAGCGTTTCTACGCCGACGCCACACTTCCCCAAGCACTGTCCGCCTGA
- a CDS encoding MetQ/NlpA family ABC transporter substrate-binding protein, producing MLKKSALTLAVLLAAFNVSAADALRVAADPIPHAQILEYVQKLDPSLKLKIIEIPSGVNSNELLAHGDVDANYFQHLPYLASQEQALGQKFTVAATVHIEPLGIYSRRHKSFDQVPDKGTVAVPNNVTNLSRALYLLQANGLIKLKPGFNDAAKDQATPKDIAENPKHLKILEIESPQIPRALDDVDLAVINGNFALEAGLEPAKDALGLEAAKGNPYANILVTTPKLAQDPRIEQLAKDLRSPQVAKFISEKYAGSVIPVAVE from the coding sequence ATGTTGAAGAAATCCGCCCTTACCCTGGCAGTGTTGCTGGCCGCGTTCAACGTGTCGGCAGCCGATGCCTTGCGCGTTGCCGCCGACCCGATTCCCCACGCGCAGATCCTCGAATACGTACAGAAACTCGACCCGAGCCTGAAGCTGAAAATCATCGAGATCCCCAGCGGCGTGAACTCCAACGAGTTGCTGGCCCATGGTGATGTGGACGCCAATTACTTCCAGCACCTGCCGTACCTGGCCTCTCAGGAGCAAGCCCTCGGACAGAAGTTCACCGTGGCCGCCACCGTGCACATCGAGCCGCTGGGCATTTATTCGCGCCGCCACAAAAGCTTTGACCAGGTGCCGGACAAAGGCACCGTTGCCGTGCCGAACAACGTCACCAATCTGAGCCGTGCCCTGTACCTGTTGCAAGCCAATGGCTTGATCAAGCTCAAGCCGGGTTTCAACGATGCGGCCAAGGACCAGGCCACGCCAAAAGACATCGCCGAAAACCCCAAGCACTTGAAGATTCTTGAAATCGAATCGCCGCAGATCCCGCGCGCGCTGGATGATGTGGACCTGGCGGTGATCAACGGCAACTTCGCCCTGGAAGCCGGCCTGGAACCGGCCAAGGACGCGTTGGGGCTGGAAGCGGCGAAGGGCAACCCCTACGCGAATATCCTGGTGACCACGCCAAAACTGGCGCAGGACCCGCGCATCGAGCAATTGGCCAAGGACCTGCGCTCGCCGCAGGTGGCCAAGTTCATCAGCGAGAAATACGCAGGCTCCGTAATCCCGGTGGCGGTCGAATGA
- a CDS encoding methionine ABC transporter ATP-binding protein, which translates to MIAVEGVSKTYADGQPPALDNVSLHIAEGSIFGIVGRSGAGKSTLLRCLNLLERPSSGRILLDGRDLTQLTGKALREQRQRIGMIFQGFNLLHSRNVADNVAVPLEIGNVPKAERAARVAELLALVGLSDKAQAFPSQLSGGQKQRVGIARALAARPAYLLSDEATSALDPETTASILELLRDINRKLGVTIVLITHELEVVKAICDSAVSLADGRVVESGTLVQLQADPASRLGRSLAPSLQVVRAV; encoded by the coding sequence ATGATCGCCGTCGAGGGCGTCAGCAAAACCTACGCCGACGGCCAGCCGCCGGCGTTGGACAACGTCTCGCTGCACATCGCCGAAGGCTCGATCTTTGGCATCGTCGGGCGCAGCGGCGCGGGCAAAAGCACCTTGCTGCGCTGCCTCAACCTGCTGGAACGGCCGAGCAGCGGGCGCATCCTGCTGGACGGCCGGGACCTCACGCAACTCACCGGCAAGGCCTTGCGCGAGCAACGCCAGCGCATCGGCATGATCTTCCAGGGCTTCAACCTCCTGCATTCGCGCAACGTGGCGGATAACGTCGCGGTGCCGCTGGAGATCGGTAATGTGCCCAAGGCCGAGCGTGCGGCGCGGGTCGCCGAGTTGTTGGCGTTGGTGGGCTTGAGTGACAAGGCCCAGGCGTTTCCTTCGCAGCTGTCGGGCGGGCAGAAACAACGCGTAGGCATCGCACGTGCGCTGGCGGCGCGGCCGGCGTATTTGCTGTCGGACGAAGCCACCAGCGCGCTGGACCCGGAAACCACGGCGTCGATCCTTGAGCTGTTACGCGATATCAATCGCAAACTGGGGGTGACCATTGTGTTGATCACCCACGAGCTGGAAGTGGTCAAGGCGATTTGCGACAGCGCGGTGTCCCTGGCCGATGGCCGCGTGGTGGAAAGCGGCACGCTGGTGCAACTGCAAGCCGACCCGGCCTCGCGCCTCGGTCGTTCGCTGGCCCCCAGCCTGCAAGTGGTGAGGGCGGTATGA